Proteins from a genomic interval of Acipenser ruthenus chromosome 46, fAciRut3.2 maternal haplotype, whole genome shotgun sequence:
- the LOC117397936 gene encoding glutamine--fructose-6-phosphate aminotransferase [isomerizing] 1 isoform X2, with product MCGIFAYLNYHVPRTRREILEILLKGLRRLEYRGYDSAGVGIDGGNSKDWEKNGKSIQLIKKQGKVKALDEEINKQQDMDMDVEFDIHLGIAHTRWATHGEPSPVNCHPQRSDKNNEFIVIHNGIITNYKDLRKFLESKGYEFESETDTETIAKLVKYMYDNRESDDISFITLVERVTQQLEGAFALVFKSIHFPGEAVGTRRGGPLLIGVHSAHKLSTDHIPILYRTAGKDKKGCSSLPRVDSTTCLFPIDEKGVEYYFASDASAVIEHTNQVIFLEDDDVAAVSEGRLSIHRIKRIVGDHPARAIQTLQLELQQIMKGNFSSFMQKEIFEQPESVVNTMRGRVNFDENTVILGGLKDHIKEIQRCRRLILIACGTSYHAGVATRQVLEELTELPVMVELASDFMDRNTPVFRDDVCFFISQSGETADSLMALRYCKERGALTVGVTNTVGSSISRETDCGVHINAGPEIGVASTKAYTSQFVSLIMFALLMCDDRISMQARRREIIQGLRVLPDLIKEVLALDDEIQKLAMELYQQKSVLIMGRGYHYATCLEGALKIKEITYMHSEGILAGELKHGPLALVDKLMPVIMIIMRDSTYTKCQNALQQVAARQGRPIVICDKDDYETIKSSTRTIKVPHCVDCLQGILSVIPLQLLSFHLAVLRGFDVDCPRNLAKSVTVE from the exons ATGTGTG gaatcTTTGCCTATCTGAATTACCACGTCCCACGCACTCGCAGGGAGATCCTGGAGATCCTGCTGAAGGGGCTTCGGCGACTGGAGTACCGCGGATATGATTCTGCAG GTGTGGGGATCGATGGGGGGAACAGCAAGGACTGGGAGAAGAACGGCAAGTCGATCCAGCTGATCAAAAAACAGGGCAAAGTCAAGGCGCTGGACGAGGAGATCAACA AGCAGCAGGACATGGATATGGACGTGGAGTTTGATATTCACCTGGGGATCGCTCACACTCGCTGGGCCACTCACGGGGAGCCGAGCCCGGTCAACTGCCACCCGCAACGCTCCGACAAAAACAACG aatttatTGTGATCCACAATGGTATCATTACCAACTACAAAGACCTGAGAAAGTTTCTG GAGAGCAAAGGCTATGAGTTTGAGTCCGAGACCGACACAGAGACCATCGCCAAGCTGGTCAAGTACATGTACGACAATCGAGAGAGTGATGACATCAGCTTCATCACGCTCGTGGAGAGAGTGACTCAGCAGCTG GAGGGAGCTTTCGCCCTGGTGTTTAAAAGCATCCATTTCCCAGGAGAGGCTGTGGGAACCAG GAGAGGGGGCCCCCTGCTGATTGGAGTGCATAGTGCACACAAGCTGTCTACAGACCACATCCCCATCCTCTATCGTACAG CAGGGAAAGACAAGAAGggctgcagctccctgccccgaGTGGACAGCACCACCTGCCTCTTCCCCATCGACGAGAAGGGTGTGGAGTATTACTTTGCTTCGGATGCCAG CGCTGTGATTGAGCACACAAACCAAGTGATCTTCCTGGAGGATGATGACGTGGCCGCCGTGTCAGAGGGGCGTCTCTCCATCCACCGGATCAAACGCATCGTGGGGGACCACCCGGCACGAGCCATCCAGACCCTGCAGCTGGAGCTGCAGCAGATCATGAAGG GTAATTTCAGCTCCTTCATGCAGAAGGAAATCTTCGAGCAGCCAGAGTCCGTGGTGAACACTATGAGGGGACGAGTCAACTTCGACGAAAACACAG TGATCCTGGGCGGGCTGAAGGATCACATCAAAGAGATCCAGCGGTGTCGACGCCTCATCCTCATCGCCTGTGGAACCAGCTACCACGCAGGAGTGGCG acacGGCAGGTGCTGGAGGAGCTCACAGAACTCCCTGTCATGGTGGAGCTGGCCAGCGACTTCATGGACAGGAACACGCCCGTCTTCAGGGACGATGTGTGCTTCTTCATCAGCCAGTCGG GTGAGACTGCAGACAGCCTCATGGCTCTGCGGTACTGTAAGGAGAGGGGTGCTCTCACCGTTGGGGTCACCAACACTGTCGGCAGCTCCATCTCCAGGGAGACGGACTGCGGGGTGCACATCAACGCCGGCCCGGAGATCGGGGTCGCCAGCACCAAG GCCTACACCAGCCAGTTTGTGTCGCTCATCATGTTCGCCCTGCTGATGTGTGACGACAGGATCTCAATGCAGGCTCGCCGGCGAGAGATCATCCAGGGGCTCCGAGTCCTGCCAG acctgATCAAGGAGGTGCTTGCTCTGGATGATGAGATTCAGAAGCTGGCAATGGAGCTCTACCAGCAGAAGTCGGTCCTCATCATGGGCCGCGGCTACCACTACGCAACCTGCCTGGAGGGGGCGCTG AAAATCAAGGAGATCACCTACATGCACTCGGAGGGGATCCTGGCTGGGGAGCTGAAGCATGGACCGCTGGCTCTCGTGGACAAGCTGATGCCAGTTATCATGATAATCATGAGGGACAGCACCTACACCAAGTGCCAGAACGCACTACAGCAAGTAGCGGCGCGacag GGCCGCCCCATTGTGATTTGTGACAAGGACGACTACGAGACGATCAAGAGTTCGACCCGGACGATCAAGGTGCCGCACTGTGTGGACTGTCTGCAGGGCATCCTGAGTGTGATCCCCCTGCAGCTGCTGTCCTTCCACCTGGCTGTGCTGCGGGGCTTCGAT GTTGATTGCCCAAGAAACCTGGCCAAGTCTGTGACAGTGGAGTGA
- the LOC117397936 gene encoding glutamine--fructose-6-phosphate aminotransferase [isomerizing] 1 isoform X1 codes for MCGIFAYLNYHVPRTRREILEILLKGLRRLEYRGYDSAGVGIDGGNSKDWEKNGKSIQLIKKQGKVKALDEEINKQQDMDMDVEFDIHLGIAHTRWATHGEPSPVNCHPQRSDKNNEFIVIHNGIITNYKDLRKFLESKGYEFESETDTETIAKLVKYMYDNRESDDISFITLVERVTQQLEGAFALVFKSIHFPGEAVGTRRGGPLLIGVHSAHKLSTDHIPILYRTGKDKKGCSSLPRVDSTTCLFPIDEKGVEYYFASDASAVIEHTNQVIFLEDDDVAAVSEGRLSIHRIKRIVGDHPARAIQTLQLELQQIMKGNFSSFMQKEIFEQPESVVNTMRGRVNFDENTVILGGLKDHIKEIQRCRRLILIACGTSYHAGVATRQVLEELTELPVMVELASDFMDRNTPVFRDDVCFFISQSGETADSLMALRYCKERGALTVGVTNTVGSSISRETDCGVHINAGPEIGVASTKAYTSQFVSLIMFALLMCDDRISMQARRREIIQGLRVLPDLIKEVLALDDEIQKLAMELYQQKSVLIMGRGYHYATCLEGALKIKEITYMHSEGILAGELKHGPLALVDKLMPVIMIIMRDSTYTKCQNALQQVAARQGRPIVICDKDDYETIKSSTRTIKVPHCVDCLQGILSVIPLQLLSFHLAVLRGFDVDCPRNLAKSVTVE; via the exons ATGTGTG gaatcTTTGCCTATCTGAATTACCACGTCCCACGCACTCGCAGGGAGATCCTGGAGATCCTGCTGAAGGGGCTTCGGCGACTGGAGTACCGCGGATATGATTCTGCAG GTGTGGGGATCGATGGGGGGAACAGCAAGGACTGGGAGAAGAACGGCAAGTCGATCCAGCTGATCAAAAAACAGGGCAAAGTCAAGGCGCTGGACGAGGAGATCAACA AGCAGCAGGACATGGATATGGACGTGGAGTTTGATATTCACCTGGGGATCGCTCACACTCGCTGGGCCACTCACGGGGAGCCGAGCCCGGTCAACTGCCACCCGCAACGCTCCGACAAAAACAACG aatttatTGTGATCCACAATGGTATCATTACCAACTACAAAGACCTGAGAAAGTTTCTG GAGAGCAAAGGCTATGAGTTTGAGTCCGAGACCGACACAGAGACCATCGCCAAGCTGGTCAAGTACATGTACGACAATCGAGAGAGTGATGACATCAGCTTCATCACGCTCGTGGAGAGAGTGACTCAGCAGCTG GAGGGAGCTTTCGCCCTGGTGTTTAAAAGCATCCATTTCCCAGGAGAGGCTGTGGGAACCAG GAGAGGGGGCCCCCTGCTGATTGGAGTGCATAGTGCACACAAGCTGTCTACAGACCACATCCCCATCCTCTATCGTACAG GGAAAGACAAGAAGggctgcagctccctgccccgaGTGGACAGCACCACCTGCCTCTTCCCCATCGACGAGAAGGGTGTGGAGTATTACTTTGCTTCGGATGCCAG CGCTGTGATTGAGCACACAAACCAAGTGATCTTCCTGGAGGATGATGACGTGGCCGCCGTGTCAGAGGGGCGTCTCTCCATCCACCGGATCAAACGCATCGTGGGGGACCACCCGGCACGAGCCATCCAGACCCTGCAGCTGGAGCTGCAGCAGATCATGAAGG GTAATTTCAGCTCCTTCATGCAGAAGGAAATCTTCGAGCAGCCAGAGTCCGTGGTGAACACTATGAGGGGACGAGTCAACTTCGACGAAAACACAG TGATCCTGGGCGGGCTGAAGGATCACATCAAAGAGATCCAGCGGTGTCGACGCCTCATCCTCATCGCCTGTGGAACCAGCTACCACGCAGGAGTGGCG acacGGCAGGTGCTGGAGGAGCTCACAGAACTCCCTGTCATGGTGGAGCTGGCCAGCGACTTCATGGACAGGAACACGCCCGTCTTCAGGGACGATGTGTGCTTCTTCATCAGCCAGTCGG GTGAGACTGCAGACAGCCTCATGGCTCTGCGGTACTGTAAGGAGAGGGGTGCTCTCACCGTTGGGGTCACCAACACTGTCGGCAGCTCCATCTCCAGGGAGACGGACTGCGGGGTGCACATCAACGCCGGCCCGGAGATCGGGGTCGCCAGCACCAAG GCCTACACCAGCCAGTTTGTGTCGCTCATCATGTTCGCCCTGCTGATGTGTGACGACAGGATCTCAATGCAGGCTCGCCGGCGAGAGATCATCCAGGGGCTCCGAGTCCTGCCAG acctgATCAAGGAGGTGCTTGCTCTGGATGATGAGATTCAGAAGCTGGCAATGGAGCTCTACCAGCAGAAGTCGGTCCTCATCATGGGCCGCGGCTACCACTACGCAACCTGCCTGGAGGGGGCGCTG AAAATCAAGGAGATCACCTACATGCACTCGGAGGGGATCCTGGCTGGGGAGCTGAAGCATGGACCGCTGGCTCTCGTGGACAAGCTGATGCCAGTTATCATGATAATCATGAGGGACAGCACCTACACCAAGTGCCAGAACGCACTACAGCAAGTAGCGGCGCGacag GGCCGCCCCATTGTGATTTGTGACAAGGACGACTACGAGACGATCAAGAGTTCGACCCGGACGATCAAGGTGCCGCACTGTGTGGACTGTCTGCAGGGCATCCTGAGTGTGATCCCCCTGCAGCTGCTGTCCTTCCACCTGGCTGTGCTGCGGGGCTTCGAT GTTGATTGCCCAAGAAACCTGGCCAAGTCTGTGACAGTGGAGTGA
- the LOC117968937 gene encoding NFU1 iron-sulfur cluster scaffold homolog, mitochondrial-like: MASCRLFTRLAKLASTAVKPTQSSPVSLIGRRCYSGISLNSQHAKPRRLQPLQPASLIPARWMFIQTQDTPNPNSLKFLPGRVVLESGTMDFSLPSAAFCSPLARQLFRIEGVKGVFLGPDFITITKGDPVLEWKLIKPEVYATIMDFFSSGLPVLTEGTPQTDTAPSDEDDEVVSMIKELLDTRIRPTVQEDGGDVLYRGFEDGIVKLKLQGSCTSCPSSIVTLRSGIQNMLQFYIPEVEGVEQVKEEDEDEKGVHS, translated from the exons ATGGCGTCCTGCAGGCTGTTTACGCGTCTTGCAAAATTGGCATCTACTGCCGTCAAACCAACGCA ATCCTCCCCCGTGTCACTGATTGGGCGCCGGTGTTACTCTGGAATTTCCTTGAATTCACAGCATGCAAAACCCAGGAGACTGCAGCCCCTGCAGCCAGCTTCACTTATTCCAG CGAGATGGATGTTTATCCAGACCCAGGACACTCCGAACCCAAACAGTCTCAAGTTCCTTCCCGGACGGGTGGTTCTGGAATCGGGGACCATGGACTTCTCTCTCCCCAGCGCGGCTTTCTGCTCTCCGCTCGCCAGGCAA TTGTTCAGAATCGAGGGAGTAAAGGGTGTCTTTCTGGGACCTGACTTCATCACCATCACAAAG GGTGACCCCGTGCTGGAGTGGAAGCTGATCAAGCCTGAGGTGTACGCTACCATCATGGACTTCTTCAGCTCCGGATTGCCAGTGCTGACAGAGGGGACCCCCCAGACAGACACGG CCCCCTCCGATGAAGATGACGAGGTCGTCTCCATGATAAAGGAGCTTTTAGACACCCGGATCAG GCCCACGGTTCAGGAGGACGGAGGGGATGTCCTGTATCGAGGGTTTGAGGACGGGATTGTGAAGCTCAAGCTCCAGGGCTCCTGCACCAGCTGCCCCAGCTCCATTGTCACTCTGCGAAGCGGAATCCAGAACATGCTGCAGTTCTACATCCCAGAGGTAGAGGGAGTAGAGCAG GTGAAGGAAGAAGACGAGGATGAGAAAGGGGTCCACTCCTGA